A stretch of the Alnus glutinosa chromosome 6, dhAlnGlut1.1, whole genome shotgun sequence genome encodes the following:
- the LOC133871074 gene encoding serine/threonine-protein kinase Aurora-1, with the protein MAIAAETQPQEKASSDVSSVEKRRWTLNDFDIGKPLGRGKFGHVYLAREKRSNHIVALKVLFKSQLQQSQVEHQLRREVEIQSHLRHPNILRLYGYFYDQKRVYLILEYAAKGELYKELQKCKYFSERRAATYVASLARALIYCHGKHVIHRDIKPENLLIGAQGELKIADFGWSVHTFNRRRTMCGTLDYLPPEMVESVEHDASVDIWSLGVLCYEFLYGVPPFEAKEHSDTYRRIVQVDLKFPPKPIVSSAAKDLISQMLVKDSSQRLPLHKLLEHPWIVQNAEPSGIYRF; encoded by the exons atggcgATCGCTGCAGAGACCCAACCACAAGAGAAG GCTTCTTCAGATGTTTCTTCAGTGGAGAAAAGAAGATGGACTCTTAATGACTTTGACATTGGAAAACCCCTCGGACGGGGAAAGTTTGGTCATGTCTATTTGGCAAGAGAAAAGAGG AGCAATCATATTGTGGCACTGAAAGTCCTCTTTAAGAGCCAGCTGCAACAGTCTCAGGTTGAGCACCAGCTTCGCCGGGAAGTTGAAATACAAAGTCATCTTCGACATCCCAATATTTTACGCCTTTATGGATACTTCTATGATCAG AAAAGAGTTTATTTGATATTAGAATATGCAGCCAAAGGTGAACTTTACAAGGAACTTCAGAAGTGTAAATACTTCAGTGAAAGACGTGCTGCTACT TATGTTGCATCATTAGCCCGTGCCCTCATATATTGCCATGGAAAGCACGTGATACACAGGGATATTAAACCAGAGAACCTTTTAATTGGTGCACAG GGTGAACTTAAAATTGCAGATTTTGGGTGGTCTGTGCATACATTCAACCGCAGGCGAACCATGTGTGGTACGCTGGATTACCTCCCCCCTGAGATGG TGGAGAGTGTAGAGCATGATGCAAGTGTGGATATCTGGAGTCTTGGTGTCCTTTGCTACGAGTTCCTCTATGGGGTCCCTCCTTTTGAGGCTAAGGAACACTCTGATACGTATAGAAG GATTGTGCAAGTTGATCTAAAGTTTCCGCCTAAACCAATTGTCTCTTCTGCTGCAAAGGACCTCATTAGTCAG ATGCTTGTCAAGGATTCTTCTCAGCGTCTGCCGCTACATAAGCTTCTTGAACATCCATGGATTGTTCAGAACGCTGAGCCCTCTGGTATATATAGGTTTTAA
- the LOC133871570 gene encoding uncharacterized protein LOC133871570, protein MDPSFTIFNSSSSDDELDIVLAFSVEEERLRDERGSTSRLGSVQRRRFIQRDFMDEYLRIAENTATQCLQYFVKSVISIYSDKYLRSPNNNDISRLLEVNARRGFPGMVGSIDYMLWKLKNCPRAWADMFSGHIHEPTIILEAVASYDLWIWQAFFGLSGSHNDFNMLEHSSLFIELVGGRAPPVNYLINGNDYTMGYYIPDGIYPSQSTFVKTIHAQQGNKRKHFAKTQESARKDVERAFGVL, encoded by the exons ATGGATccttcttttacaatttttaactCTTCATCCTCCGATGACGAGTTGGATATCGTTTTGGCTTTCTCTGTTGAAGAAGAACGGTTGCGTGATGAAAGAGGCTCAACATCGCGCCTTGGTTCTGTTCAACGCCGTAGGTTCATCCAGC GTGATTTTATGGATGAATATTTGAGGATTGCAGAAAACACTGCAACACAGTGCTTgcaatattttgttaaatcagtaatttcaatttattctgACAAATACTTGAGGTCGCCAAACAACAATGACATATCTAGATTGCTAGAGGTGAACGCAAGACGTGGATTTCCAGGGATGGTGGGGAGCATCGATTATATGCTTTGGAAATTGAAGAATTGTCCAAGAGCATGGGCAGATATGTTTTCTGGTCATATTCATGAACCAACAATTATTTTAGAAGCCGTGGCGTCATATGATCTTTGGATATGGCAAGCATTTTTTGGGTTGTCAGGGTCTCATAATGATTTCAACATGTTAGaacattcttctttatttatcgAGCTCGTTGGAGGGCGTGCTCCTCCAGTGAACTACTTAATCAACGGTAATGACTACACAATGGGATATTATATCCCTGATGGTATATATCCTTCACAGTCAACATTTGTAAAAACAATTCATGCTCAGcaaggaaataagagaaaacattTTGCAAAAACTCAAGAGTCAGCAAGGAAAGATGTAGAACGTGCATTTGGAGTGCTTTAA